The genomic stretch ACTGGAAAGAAGGAGAGGAGAAGCATACCTATACAGATGCGGAAGAGAATAGTGAAGGTATGTATGAGGGAAACTTAGAACTTTCCGATCCAGGAATGTACAAGCTGAAAGTTCACGTTGAGAAGGGGGACGAGCTTCATACGCACAAACCTTATGTGCTTGAAGTCGCGGAGAAGGAATAGTGAAAGAAAGGCGAAGTGGAAAAATTCCACTTCGCCTTTTTTTCGACATTTATTGAGCTTATTCGTTTGGTGACAGGCACGCTTACCCCTTCAGCACTTGATCGATTGCGTGAGCAACGCCGTGCTCGGTGTAGTCTTTTGTGACCCAGTTCGCTGCTTCTTTGACGCGGTCTTGAGCATTGCCCATGGCAACGCCGAAGCCAGCTTCGCGGATCATCGCGATGTCGTTCATGCTATCTCCAACTGCCATTACGTTTTCCATTGAAAGATCAAGCCAGTCACAAACTTTCATGAGAGCAGCAGCTTTATTAACGCCAGACGGATTAATTTCAAGGTTCGTTGGACTTGAATTTGTTACCTCGAAAGCTTCATTCGCCATTACTTCATCTGTAATAATTTTGCGGATATTATCATCTTTAATATCAAAGCCAAATTTCAACCACGTGTAGTCATTAATTTCGCGATCAAATGGTTTTTGCGTATTGAATACGCCTTCTGTTGTAGAAGACCAGAAATACACGTCATGCTTCACTTTTAATTCCCACAAACGCTCGACAAGCTGATAATCAAGGTGCGTGCTGTCGACGAGGTTTAATTCTTTATCATAGATCTGTCCACCGTTTACCGTAACCAGGTAAGCAGAATGACCAAGCTGTTCTGCGATATCACGACAGAACGGTAGTGAGCGTCCTGTACTTAATACAACATGAAGGCCTTTTTCTTTCGCTCGTTGAACAGCAGCTTCGTTTTCCTCTGACACCTCTCCGTCATGATTGACCAGTGTGCCATCCATATCTAATGCAATTAGTTTGATCTCTTTTTCCATCTCTACCACTCCTATTTTTATCTACTCTCAGTTTAAACTAAATTGATGTCGAACTGTAGTATTTGCAACTTGGAACTTTTTTCAGATTTATCGATTATACCATAGATCGCTTGAATCTTTTTTTGGGATAAAAAGAGACTGTAAAAGTGATTAATTCTTCCAATTAATCGAACCGAAAAAAATTTAAAAGGAATTTCCAAAAATAAGTTTTACCGTTTGAAATTCGAGGAACTGAAAAAGTGGACTGTTCGAATCACCAATTTGGTGAAGCAGCTGCCTCATTAGCTGAGGAAACATATCGACCAAAGAGGTGAAAGAAAATGAATCCAGAACAAATCGGATTCGCATTGTTGTATATTGGAGTTTTTCTTTTAATAGGGAAGATCATTCGTTTGAAGGTAAAAGTCTTACAGAACTTATTCCTACCTTCCTCCATTATCGGTGGATTTGTTGCTTTGCTTCTCGGTCCACAGGTGCTCGGGAAGATCATGTTAAATTTTGTTTCGGAAGATCATTTTCTTGCGAGTGGAATAATGACAAATACAATTATAGAAGTATGGTCTGCGTTGCCAGGGTTAATGATTAACGTTGTCTTTGCCTCACTATTTCTTGGCGCAACGATGCCAAAGCTTCGTGA from Bacillus sp. Cs-700 encodes the following:
- a CDS encoding Cof-type HAD-IIB family hydrolase, whose translation is MEKEIKLIALDMDGTLVNHDGEVSEENEAAVQRAKEKGLHVVLSTGRSLPFCRDIAEQLGHSAYLVTVNGGQIYDKELNLVDSTHLDYQLVERLWELKVKHDVYFWSSTTEGVFNTQKPFDREINDYTWLKFGFDIKDDNIRKIITDEVMANEAFEVTNSSPTNLEINPSGVNKAAALMKVCDWLDLSMENVMAVGDSMNDIAMIREAGFGVAMGNAQDRVKEAANWVTKDYTEHGVAHAIDQVLKG